The Pecten maximus chromosome 17, xPecMax1.1, whole genome shotgun sequence DNA segment TTTCAGTTCCACAAATTAACACTAACTTGACAAGTACTTTTTATAAGCAGCACCGGACTACATAGCTGACATTACTATTGACATCGcttttagtttatatatcataatagacactaattaatttgtaaattatatagtttataataTGCTGTCTAGAGCATCAACCTACGCAGTTATTATACTAACTAACCACACTACATCAGGCTGTAAATACTTTACATAActtattataacaataacaatagcaAATAGCATAGTTGGATTGATACGGAGATCATTTGTGTATTTAGAtgaatcaatgtttacattactatttaAAGCACTAGTAAGGCCCCATCTTGAATATGCTGCGAGCGTCTGGAACCCTTTCAGAATTAACGATATTGATCTGATTGGAAATGTGCAGAGGAGGGCAACTAAACTCATCCCAGAACTTAAAAACGCTATCGTATTCGGAACGTTTGGAAAGATTAAATCTTCAAACACTTTCACAACGGAGAACTAGAGGAGATGtcatcaatgtttttaaaataatgaacaatatGTACGATAGTCGAGTAACGAAAAACTTTTCCAAATggacaataacaacagaacTAGAGGTCACTCCCACACAATTTTCAAAAACGATGTCGACGGGATGCAAAGAAACACTTCTTTAGCTATCGAATTGTTGATCTCTGGAACAGTCTTCCCCAACATGTCATAAATGTAGAAACTGTTTATCAGTTTGAAATCCTGTTGGACaattattggaaaaataaccggtttatatataaagaacacTAATCTCcaaatgctacatgtacattgcaccggactgatattatttaattattatttctttgtaatttactggatatggatatagaggctttcAGCCTGCGTCCATAATGTTTCctaataaatcctaataaatACCATGCATCCCGAAAGTGTACCATACATTACCCGTCTTTTTTGTTACTGCCGACGCAGTTGGCTGAAGAGGGCCTACGGAGGCCGCCAGAGTCGATGGTCTTTTTTTATCTTCGGTACCATGCTCTGATTCATTAACAGTCCCTTTAGTAGAAGTCTTGTCTTTCTGATGTTTGTCAACTATCTGTTTCAGTCGCGGACGACTAGCCGCTATTTCGCCATTTTCGTCCAGCTTTTTACGAAATCCGGTGTGAGTGTTGTATGCTAAATAATTTACGTAAAAGTCGGCATTATCCGTCGACCCCGGTCCCTCTTTCGGTATAGCTtcttgtttgatttgtttaactaAACACGACTTGCCGACACCTTTATGGCCAACCACAGTAATAGTAATATTCCTGGGGTTGTCCATGGTCTCCGCTATTCCGTATGTATAGTCCTGCTGCTGCTTCTGTATTTGCCctaaataaaattaaatcaatatttagcATTTGATAAAAAAGATTAATGAAAGTCTCATATCCCTGCatattcattataattataatcattGTAATGAATATGTATTGTACCCACTAAGAACttgcatttttgttttaacaatcCTCAATATATTAAAACAGCAGCAAAGTTTCATATTTACATGTGCTAAAATAACGCTGAAGACGTAAGTACTCGGATCATATTTGATACAAACAAGGGGACAGTGATAATTTtgcattgttttgtattttatattgttatatgttaAATACATTGATCGTTTACACAATTCAACGGGCGAAAACAGACCAAAGGAAACAACTTTTGCAAACAAGCTACAATaggttttacataaaaaaatacgTTCTATATAACAAATGAGTCAGAATATAGATTTAAATCACGGCCCATCCATTTTATTCTATTTTCCCGAggatttttcaataattaaaaatgatacaTGTCTTCCTGTGGGATCCATTCTGATTCGTTATTTATCAGCAATATGTCGACATTACACCCCATCGGAAAATTTTCAGTATTGTTATTTATGGAATCCTCTATTCGGCAGAAAATATTTTCCGACTCGGTTACAGGTGTTACATCAGTTTactttatcaaatattatttattagATTATATAAAACTGAATGTTTGGTGTCTTACCTTgcttatttttgtaaaaaaggTATCCATTCTTTCGTTACATTGCTGTCTTTTGTCGGCTTTTACTTCAGCTCAATCCATTTATCAAACATTGGAGTGTGTTTTGCCGCCCTTGGATTTGGATTTGGAAAGTCGGCCATTTTGCCGAGTGTGTTTTCCTGGATCGAGGAGGTTGTTGCCCCAGTAACTGGCAAAATAGCGGGCGTAGTTTTCTTTGTGATAACCGCGTTGACTTCAGTTAATCCTGTTATTATGGGAAATATGATGGAAAACTTGACCGACATTTGGTTTGTGTTACTGTTACTTGGGGAGAGTACATTATTGTTCCTCGCGTACATAGCTACTGTGGTGTTatctaaatacattgtatctgatTATGGGTATACGTACAATAAAACAAGCGAATTTACTGAACCTTCTCTAACAGATCAACAGGAGGTTACAGATGATACGATTTGACTTGAAACACCCAATATAACGTGTTGTTGAACACCGTTTTTCGTGTTTCTAAATGTCGTTTATGGGACGTTTTATTTCCGGCGCTGAGCAATGTTCTTTCGATCGCTTTGTTTTAACGATACACAAGAGTGTTTAAGTGTTCCTACATTACATAGGAACGTTCAATACAAAACAAGTTGTCCTTGTCTGCATTTCAATGTTCACAACATCGTGCTTGCTGAATAGGCATCTAAAATGAAagtacatattttcttttgtatAACGCCTGCATTTTTAGGCCACTTGTACATTTAACTACACCACGTGACTGGTAAAtacaacaacattaaaaccCTTAGAACTTTTTCTAAAATGCTAggtatttgtatttttcttaatatatattatttgggGAATCAGTTCGTTATGTTTAAGTcgtatttttcttataaaatacGATAGTAGATTCGAATAATGAATCAGCCGCCACTAGAGAGGATAGGGGATTTATCATCTTATGTTCAATTATTATATTTCTCATAAAACACGATAGGAAACTCGAATAATGAAtccagcagcggattggggatttGAATAAGGAACCCCGTACAAGTAGTGGATTTCGGATTTTAAATAACGAAAGTGTTCTTTTGGTGTACAGAGACGAAAGTACGAAGGAAGTGGCCATCAGATGACGAATTAAAAAGTAAACATAATAAACTGAATCTTAACCCGCTGTTGCCAGCGGATGCACTATTTGAATCCCCTATCATGTTTTATAAGATAAATACGAATCAAACATAAAAAGTGTAATTCCCATTCCGCTGTTGCCAGCGGATGCATTATTTGAATCCCAACGTCAAATGTCAATCATAcgaaatatcaattaacacaAAGAACTGAATCCCCATCCCGCAGTTGACAGGGGGttcgtttttcaaattttcaatcaAACATAACACTTATATGTTACTGAATCCGCAACCTGCTTCTGCAGCGGATATGTTATATTGATCCCgacgtcaaaatgtcaaaagaaagaaatatcaatttaacaaaaataactgAATCCCAAATTCGCTTCTGACACTCTGCCCACTATAAAggatttattataaaaaaaagtctcATTTAATATAGTCCATGTTGGATACAAGGTTACACTCGATGTGAATGTTTAGATCATATTATAGGAACACTTTAGTGTTTTTTAGTGTCGAAAGGCGTCGTAGACAGGAACAAAGATCACTGTACgaatacaaattaattaaatctaTAATTCGCAGATGATTTTTAAACATACTGTATTATGAAAAACATTTCCAGTTATACGTACAAGtttgttaatgaaatattgTGTTAACACCACGGACTCCATCGTTTCCATGACAGTGGATAATGTCTTTTTTTCACGAATGCGGTGACAGAGTGAAGGTATGATTCTTATGTGTAACTTGTCATTTGTCGTAAAACTCTATTCATAGCTGTATCATTTTACGCCGCTGTATTATATCTCATACATTCAGGCAtcgaaaattaacaaaaacactatCAATTACAAAATGCATTCTTCATGTCAGACAGTGCAGATGCTGCGCggaatctgtaaacaatgtgacatCATTGGAATGTTGAAGTTGCAACaaagtacaacaatgtatattttatatgaatgtACTATTGAATATAACAGGATGAGGAACAACTTTAACAGGGATGCGTACACTCACCATGTCTGAACACAAGAATATGAATCAAGGTTCGGTGCAATGTCGCGTAAAGACTTATATTACATATGCTACCTATAGTATTAATCGAACTGTTCATCGCCTCGCTGTACAATTTAGAAAGAGACGATGCTTTTATgattaaacaactacagatatTGTGTCATTACGGgaactttggtttggtttgtttttgtttaacgtcctattaacagccagggtcatttaaggacatgccaggttttggaggtggaggaaagccggagtacccggagaaaaaccaccggcctacagtcagtacttggcaactgccccacgtaggtttcgaacttacaacccagaggtggagggctagtaataaagtgtcgggacaccttaaccacttggtcACCGCGGCCCTTTATTACGAGAACAAACTACACACAACCCCGAGGCTTTAGCTCAATGACAGACAATACAAGTAGGAGGAGCAGTTAAAATATCTTAAACAGATGTCTGCGACTCTAATTGCTGGCTACCTGTTTGATAAGGTTATGTAACATTCATACAAATAAGGCAAGTGACTTGGTTGTTTCTAATGCattacatatcttaattacCTTGTATCTGAGGCTAAAACAATGCCCATTTGTTTCATATTGAATATTACTGACATGGGGTATGTGCGGTGTGTATGTTAAATACGACATACGAATTTTAATATTAGACTTTTTTCTGTCAATTTTCTTTATCTCGGAGTCAGATAATGCAAATACTGGCTTCACTCGAGACAGATAGGATAGCATTTGTTACATTAAATAACTTGGGATACTTTTTTTCCTGATCCTATTTAGTTCGAGACAATGGGTTTCGActatttttctcaaaatgttATTCTTGAAGTGAATTAGGTAATGCATTTACACAATTTACATATCAAAACTGCGTTACTGTTCAGACTTAACGCATGTTATAAATGTCATTTGTAAATTAAGCCATGCAAACATATCAAATCTATTGAACTAAGGGTCATTATCGCCTTCTAATCCAAATCTTACCCATTCTTTTTACCTTTTACATGTTATCGGTTTCCTCATACGCCCTAGGCATTTTGACCAGCCCTAGATGGACACTTTGGCTCTCCTGTCTCACTCTGAGTGGTGCTAGCTAATATCCTGTGAGATGTTGCACGATCCTCTACATTCACATTGATGATGATAACAGTTTTAATGAATATTATAGCAAACTTTACATAAGGTCAAATGTCCGTGCAAAGGTCTTGCCTCAAATAAACTGAAGAGCAATATGCgaaatatgtattaaataaagGTACTGCTGaacacaacacatgtataaTCTTCTATATTGTCTTTTACATCGATAGTATAACGTGTTTAACAGCACAGgacaaatgataaataatttatttatatgcAAGTATACCAAAAGGTACTGAAAAAAGGCAACATGTTTCCGAAATATGAGCGTTTGGTAAAGGTCTCGCTCCCACCGGTCAAAATTTCTAGCTAAAGATGGCGTAATGACAAAACGATAGCactatttcagaaaaaaatgtcaacCATAATGAGTGAGATATTATCGTCTCAATCCTTTGAGGACGATAAATAAACTGCAAAATACGAGACTCATGTTTGTCAACATGTTATATTTGACTTGGGGTCGAGATCCTCCAGTTTTAATGCAAAGTAGatgaaaagtgtttttttttttttctctctctttatttttttatttaaacattgacACACAAAAAACAGTGAGGTCATCAACCATACCGGCCTTGCCGTATAAAGTGTCTGTTCCacaatcagaaactgaaagcaTGGTATCACATAGTCTCACATTTAAAATAGCCACTATTTAAATCAGTAAATAACTCGTTACATAGTAGGACTATGTTTATGATTGTGGTATTCGAAATGTCAAACTCGATGACAGTGTGAACGAAAACAAAATTGTATCgggtttatttattttaaataaaacataattcaacGCACATTCTGCTGTTGTATAGTAATGTTTAAACAGCTGTTGGGATATAGAGCGGATCAAGTAAATTAATCATGCGTGTTTTAATCAACTGCATCTGTATGATGTAACagtgttattacattgtattttggtTTCACTACGTTCTGAGTCAAGTTGTGTGTCATAATCATCAAATCAAGATGTGGTTGTAGAGGGATGCTATTCATAACGCCATGTCATAATGTTTGGAGAAGATGGTGGAGAGCATTCTGTGAAAAGATAGGTGAGAATTTGTTATACACTTTAACATTTATACCAGTATCAGTTTTCTGTcgaattgtaaatactgtagtaatgaaaaaaatattaaaaatttaaTATATGAGTATGGTGATAACTCTTTGCATAACTAGACCATAACTAATGTGCTACTTGATATTCGAATACTAATCTACACCAGTTACGATTTCAATAAGACATGCAATATATAAAACTCACAAAACAATGTAATTACATGATGGATATCCTACCACTCAACTCACCTTAATCACAATTAAATATTATCTGACATAAACAAAGTCTATAGCAATCTACGAGCTCGTAATAAGAAATGATGTGTCAAAACATATGGTTTCCGCTATATCGGAGACACAGTTTGTAACGCCCAAAATTCGATTCAATAGTATTCAAAAGTACCAACAATGTACACAACTTAAGGAGCTTACCGAACGTAAAAGAAATTCTCGGATGTTAATACACAATTACTGGCAATGCATCAGAATACCTGCATCACATCTCTTTGCCCGATTCAGTCACAATATGATGTTTTACTGCTGTGCGgtttaaaaaaatcagtttgaattttgtttttcaaaattccAGGTGCAGCGTTGCTCAAAGGTTCAGAAAGACGATAGTTACCTGGTCGAAAACAACGAAGTGTAAGAATCAAGTCAAGAATATCATTCATTACTATGCCGCTACAAGGAGACCAAACATACAGACGATTTATGGTCAGGTTTCCGATTTCCTAGAATTGGAAATTAGGCAACTATCCAGGGGCCATTTTCCCAAACGTCTCCAAAGGTTCCACAAATAGCATATATAGAGCGGCTAGAGCACCTCCCTGGATTGGTTTTCTATTATGGCTGGTTTACACAAGGAGGTCAACCAATTTATTCACAGGCCAAACCGATCATACAGACTTATTTGATGCGATTTCGGAAAGTGATGGACATCTGGAACGTTCTCAATTAATCAGGAGTGTGCCATTATTTGCCCAACTCAACGTGTATCATGCTGAACATTTCTGGAGATACACCCGTACCATCATCGGACATTTCCGGTAACCGGATATTCTCAGAATGGAAGATTGTGTTTCTCTCGGTCGTTCTTATGATGACTATTATGACGTTTATTGGAAACATATTTGTTATTACGTCCGTTCGACTTGAGCGTCGGCTTCAAACTCCGACCAACTATTTGACACTGTCCCTAGCAGTTACCGACCTTCTAGTATCGGTCCTTGTTATGCCATTAAGTCTCATTAATGTGATAAGCCACAACATTGTTCTTATTCCGTTCGTCTGTCACGTGTGGATAATCCTTGATGTCAGTCTTTGTACCGTGTCCATATTCCACCTGCTGGTGATCGCTGTCGACCGATACCGATCAGTGACTAATATCAATTATCGATGTAGAAGATCTACTCGTAAGATTTTTGTTATGGTAGGTATTTGCTGGAGTGTGGGTCTGGTGATAGCCATCCCACTTGTGGTTGGAGTTTTTGACCCTAAATATGACCCCAGCATCACAGGTCAATGTTTGATTGACCAAAGTGTCgtttatacattattttcaacaatatttGCTTTTTACATTCCAGCTTTTGCTATGGTTACCATTTActataatatctataaaattGCTAAATCGAGCATcagaaaaacatatttcaaaaaacTTCTTATAAAGGAGGATAAACAAATTCGTAGAAGTAGTGCACCCGAGTTCCGAAAGTCCAGTAAAAGACGACATCGGACGAGTTTCGCCAATTTTCGATATCATTTTGGTCGCTCTCATGAAAGTTTCGAAAGCTCCCGATCCCACTCAAGTGCTTGTGAAACGGTCAGCTCATGTGTCCACGTAAATCGTTCCAATCTTCCAAATTCTGACTTATCACAAGTTCATAACCGGAGATGCCTTTCACGGACAAGTCTAGACAGTTCTAAAATCCCCTCGTCTTCGATAAAATCTAACAGTCTAAGATCGCCATGCAGTATCGATAgttgtgatacagacagtgGATATACAGACTGCCATTCTAGTGTTGATGGTAATCGTGAAAACATTGACGTTCATCAGCCAGATACCAGTGAAAACATCACCGATTACGAAGATCAAATTGTCTGTTCTTCATCTAAGCTTGGCAATCCTCGAAGTACTGAAAGGCGTTGCGCTTGCATGAATGATCGTCGTGAAAACTCGAGCTTTTCTTGTTCTGGTTTCTACAATCATCGGGAGAGTGCCGACTGTTCTGACACTAGTTTCTCTGATCACGTTATTGATACCATTCATTCCCGTGCCAGTATTGACGGTCGCTGTATTAGTTTTAGCAACTCTAGTTTCGTATCGAGTAGTAAATCATCAAGAAAATCAGCAACAACACtggaaatcaaaaataaacaaatctctaAAATTGATGACGAAAACAAACCTCAAACCATAAACCACTCCCCACTGCATGTGAGGAGAGGAGCTAATTCGGTGGATAAAGAGAGTATGCAAATATTTACTATTGGAAACGATGACAATTTAGAAAATAACTCAACAATATGTTCAGTCCGTCGTGGTAACGTTCTAAACTTATCCGAAGAGAAAAAAAGGCATGAATCGAAGAGGGAGAGACGAGCTGCACGAACTCTCGGAATCATCACGGGGACATTCATCATATGTTGGCTACCATTTTTCATCGTTGCTTTGATATCACCATTGATTAACAGCAAGGTCAATGTTCCGGAATCTGTTCAGAATTTCGTTCTTTGGCTTGGCTATCTAAACTGTCTTCTTAATCCCATTATATATACCGTGTTTAATCCTGAGTTCAGAAAAGCCTTCAGAAAATTATTATTCTGCAGGTATTGCAAAACCCGCAGAATAAATTAGTACATGGATATCTGTGTACAAACAACATAAAATGTCATAACCGGCCTGGATTCAAGATTACTCGGTCATGTTGAAGTTTAATCATGGGTAATTTTTGTGAATATACTCTAGAGCcctttttatttatattgtatcgATTGTGATGTGGTGTTGGTTACTTTGTAATTAACTATCAATATGACCGGCCGATATCAAAGAGTCTGCAGTGTCCTTGATTTCATGTTCGATATTGTATATCCCACCGACATGGTTAATACAAGCTCTTTGCGTATTTGTGTAACTAATAAAACTGCATATCAAAATCGAAACGCTATTACTTTATAATAACAATGACGTTATCAATGGCGACCAATGACCTGAAGTTATTCCAATTTGTCAATTCAAATTAAGATATTCATTAAAGCAATGTCATGCCAGAAACTAATGattaatttgattttcattttatagatatatagaaaGACAACGACATATACAGAAAGACAGATATaaggttttgtttggtttagttAGGTTTGCTTTatttagcgtcctattaacagccatggttatttaaggacgtgcctgtTTTAGGCggatgaaagccggagtatccagAGAAAACCACCGTCTACGGTCAGTAACTGACAACTGtcctacgtaggtttcgaacttcGTTAGTGCTCAAACGTAATATAGAGTTTATTCCTGGCTCGCTGTGGATATCAGCGTACCTCTTTAATTCAAGTCTTGTATTAATATTAGCTCTCCATCCTAATAATAAAAATCATACGAAAATCTAGTTATGAAATGCATCCAGCACGTTCTTTGAGGTACGAATATATTCAGGACATAGTCATGAATAAACGATTCTATATTAATTTTAACcattaggatatatatatcaggGAGGAATCCTGTTACAATTGTTAATGAGCTACTGTACATCAACTGACAAAGCCTAGTTATAAAAATAGTTTGCCACAAGAACTTAACACCATCTAAGCacaatttattcaaaaacaatCATTTCCGTCTCTCCACTTCACCCGACATTTCAAACGATCCTAAGCATTGGACTGTTATGTAACAAAACACCATATGGTTTACAAtagttaattttatttgtacTTCACGTTGTGTCTATTGGGTTATAAAGTTTATCACATATATGTCCTTGGTTTGCTCTCACCCTCACCTCCGCGTGTCCTTTCTTCTCCCTCTCCCGTTCGTGCTTCTCCCTCTCCCGTTCGTGCTCTCCCCAAGGTAGTTCTCCCTTCCCCGTCCGGGGGAGCTCCCTCTCTTTCAGTGTTCTCCTTTTGTTCTCCTCTTACACCTTTTGCTTTCTCCCTCTATATCTAATCTCCCGTGTACTTAAGTTTAGCAACGTTCCTTCCACCCCGCCTCTCTGCATATAATTAACATTGCATGTGCGAAAACATGTGTACCTTATCCTAGCTCCCCCTCCAAGTAATCTATCTACTAT contains these protein-coding regions:
- the LOC117315011 gene encoding 5-hydroxytryptamine receptor 1F-like, which codes for MLNISGDTPVPSSDISGNRIFSEWKIVFLSVVLMMTIMTFIGNIFVITSVRLERRLQTPTNYLTLSLAVTDLLVSVLVMPLSLINVISHNIVLIPFVCHVWIILDVSLCTVSIFHLLVIAVDRYRSVTNINYRCRRSTRKIFVMVGICWSVGLVIAIPLVVGVFDPKYDPSITGQCLIDQSVVYTLFSTIFAFYIPAFAMVTIYYNIYKIAKSSIRKTYFKKLLIKEDKQIRRSSAPEFRKSSKRRHRTSFANFRYHFGRSHESFESSRSHSSACETVSSCVHVNRSNLPNSDLSQVHNRRCLSRTSLDSSKIPSSSIKSNSLRSPCSIDSCDTDSGYTDCHSSVDGNRENIDVHQPDTSENITDYEDQIVCSSSKLGNPRSTERRCACMNDRRENSSFSCSGFYNHRESADCSDTSFSDHVIDTIHSRASIDGRCISFSNSSFVSSSKSSRKSATTLEIKNKQISKIDDENKPQTINHSPLHVRRGANSVDKESMQIFTIGNDDNLENNSTICSVRRGNVLNLSEEKKRHESKRERRAARTLGIITGTFIICWLPFFIVALISPLINSKVNVPESVQNFVLWLGYLNCLLNPIIYTVFNPEFRKAFRKLLFCRYCKTRRIN